In Plasmodium falciparum 3D7 genome assembly, chromosome: 8, the following proteins share a genomic window:
- a CDS encoding protein transport protein YIF1, putative, which yields MSYNNNYVDFNIHDRRKTNNANFKEEENSWSNMSFSKGNNLNNNVMKRGGHMDITNNKNFMDININDMNRMNNMNNFYSGHVTDVNNTENDESAHLLNKNVQVDNTYVNNLINPNDNVTHPFAKNINNNTSSSNYVSAHPIIGRNKTKDISNSSYNNRSNTSTINNHNNNNINNNNNNINNNNNINNNSNIFNNNDNKKYSYIHNSNTTMMKPSNIILNHHHNNNNNNNVTNNLGSTNFNVNNKVSSHSNLLYNNKNFSNNNNNNFFQNNNNNNNSSSSNNRISNSNLAIEQNYCNQFLKSNDSKEGRNVVLSDNLPFVNNVKVDNDLNNKNIFNNYKTNYNDKNFEQNNMNISGNSMNQFNNNMNSSGDNSFVGSVVSSVIGSTASNFFQNKFLNNKESNVESNKGIVHNIFERLTNDKESKNEINNLVQQKVANMVINEIEKKIEINQTSFICNKLSVLREYFDVTHAYVIQKILFILIPYIYIRKALCESRTYYVYTHFKRKMESSEKNKTFNSAFILNNDNSNFTRPNSSINNEYAQQQGGSFFYNDKSKGYMSNTHNNMNNNVNNNMNNNMNNNMNNNMNNNMNNNMNNNMNNNMNNNMNNSMARHNSNDINYVDYSNVGIFKADLYIPLMSSITYILLYTLTITAQKQNATFNPDNLFNISSYVFILLFLETAIIKFLFLLTCRDINLSFLHILSFISYKFVIMCALIITKIFFYFLYFMYASVFGGGGTFPDISMKNNLHVNKKMLSNNSHNTFKNMNYQNISKFSPFNIVLFLNSTTTYRLTQLYFYITVTIQMIQIFKSIHLYIHDNNSNLSHKVNIKRINVLILIFSLSQIFLCWILTPSFT from the coding sequence ATGAgttataataacaattatGTAGATTTCAATATTCATGATCGTAGAAAAACAAACAATGCGAATTTTAAGGAGGAAGAGAATTCTTGGAGTAATATGAGTTTCAGCAAAGGtaataatttgaataataatgtaatgaAAAGAGGAGGACATATggatataacaaataataaaaattttatggatataaatattaacgATATGAATagaatgaataatatgaataatttttatagtGGGCACGTTACAGATGTTAATAATACGGAAAATGACGAATCAGcacatttattaaataaaaatgtacagGTGGATAATACGTATGTAAATAATTTGATTAATCCAAATGATAACGTGACTCACCCTTttgcaaaaaatataaacaataatacGTCCTCATCAAATTATGTGTCAGCTCATCCTATTATAGGAAGAAACAAAACGAAGGACATATCAAATAgtagttataataataggaGTAATACCAGTACaataaataatcataataataataatattaataataataataataatattaataataataataatattaataataatagtaatatttttaataataatgataataaaaaatattcttatatcCATAATTCAAACACAACCATGATGAAACCatctaatataatattaaatcatcatcacaataataataataataataatgttacaAATAATTTAGGTAGTACCAAttttaatgtaaataataaagttTCTAGCCATAgcaatttattatataataataaaaatttctcaaacaataataacaataatttttttcaaaataataataataataataatagtagtagtagtaataatcgAATTAGTAACTCTAACCTAGCGATAGAACAAAATTATTGTAAccaatttttaaaaagtaacGATTCAAAGGAAGGAAGAAATGTAGTTTTATCAGATAATCTTCCTTTTGTAAATAATGTTAAAGTTGATaatgatttaaataataagaatatttttaataattataaaacaaattataatgataaaaatttcgaacaaaataatatgaacatatcAGGTAATAGTATGAAccaatttaataataatatgaacagttCAGGTGATAATAGTTTTGTTGGAAGTGTAGTTAGTAGTGTTATAGGATCGACTGCATCGAATTTTTTTcagaataaatttttaaataataaagagaGCAACGTTGAAAGCAATAAAGGAAttgtacataatatatttgaaagaTTAACAAATGATAAAGAATCAAAAAATGAGATAAATAATTTGGTACAACAAAAGGTTGCGAATATGGTGATCAATGAAATAgagaaaaaaattgaaataaaTCAAACTAGTTTTATATGTAACAAATTATCTGTTTTGAGAGAATATTTTGATGTAACTCATGCATATGTTATacagaaaatattatttatattgattccttatatatatattcgaAAGGCTTTATGTGAATCAAGaacatattatgtatatacacacttcaaaagaaaaatggaatcgtctgaaaaaaataaaacatttaattctgcatttattttaaataatgataatagtaATTTTACTAGGCCGAATTCgagtataaataatgaatatgcGCAACAACAAGGGGGAagctttttttataatgataagAGTAAAGGATATATGAGTAACacacataataatatgaacaataatgtgaataataatatgaacaataatatgaacaataacATGAACAATAACATGAACAATAACATGAACAATAACATGAACAATAACATGAACAATAACATGAACAATAACATGAACAATAGTATGGCACGACATAATTCAAACGATATTAATTATGTTGATTATAGTAATGTGGGTATTTTTAAAGCAGATTTATATATCCCCTTAATGTCAagtattacatatatattattatacacatTAACAATAACCGCACAAAAACAAAATGCAACTTTTAATCCCGATAActtgtttaatatatcatcatatGTATTTATCTTACTATTTTTAGAAACAgctattataaaatttttatttttattaacatgcagagatattaatttatcctttttacatattctttcttttatatcatataaatttgttATTATGTGTGCTTTAATTATAacgaaaatatttttttatttcctttattttatgtatgcGTCTGTCTTTGGGGGTGGAGGGACATTTCCTGATATCAGCATGAAAAATAATCTTCAtgtgaataaaaaaatgttatcaAATAATTCACACAATACAttcaaaaatatgaattatcaaaatattagTAAATTCAGTCCATTCAATATTgtgttatttttaaatagtaCGACTACATATAGATTAAcacaattatatttttatataactgTGACTATACAGATGATACAAATTTTTAAGtcaatacatttatatatacatgataATAATTCTAATTTGTCACATAAGGTTAATATCAAAAGGATTAATGTGCTTatacttattttttctttatcacaaatatttttatgctGGATACTTACACCATCTTTTACATAA